Sequence from the Catenuloplanes indicus genome:
GACGCTCTGGTGCGTGCCGACGTCCGTGATTTCGTCGCGGCCCGGCTCGGGCATCCCGACGGGATCCTGGTGATCGACGAGACCGGGGATCTGAAGAAGGGCACCCACACCGTCGGTGTCCAGCGGCAGTATTCCGGCACCGCGGGGAAGATCGAGAACTGTCAGCTCGCGGTGCACCTGTCCTACGCCTCACCGTTCGGGCACACGTTGGTCGATGTCGCTCTCTACTTGCCGAGGTCCTGGACCGAAGACCCCGCGCGGCGCCTCGAAGCGGGCGTGCCGGACACCGTCGGCTTCGCCACGAAGCCGCAGTTGGCGCGTCGGCTGGTCGCCTCGGCGGTGGCTGGTGGACTGCCCTGCCGGTGGGTTGCCGGCGACGAAGCCTACGGCAGCGACCCGAACCTCGCCACGGCGTTACGCGGCCTGCGGATCGGCTATGTCCTCGCCGTTGCCTGCTCGCACCGGGTCCCCACCGGCCTCGGCACCTACCGCACCGATCAGATCGCCACCGGCCTGCCGAGACACGCTTGGCAGCGGATCTCCGGCGGCTCGGGCGCGAAAGGACAGCGCTACTACGACTGGGCGTTCATCACGCTGCCCCTTGCCGCTGACCAGCACGCAGGTCACCACTGGCTGCTGATCCGCCGCAACCGCACTACCGGTGAGCTGGCCTTCTACCGCTGTTGGAGCCCTGAACGTGTTGCCCTGCGCCAACTTGTCACCGTCGCCGGCCGCCGCTGGAGCATCGAGGAATCGTTCCAGGCCACCAAAACCGGCCTCGGACTCGACCAACACCAGCACCGCCGCTGGAAAGCATGGCACCGCTGGACCACCCTGGTCATCGCCGCCCACGCCTTCCTCGCCGCAGCCGCAGCAGTCAGCACAGCGAGCCCGGACGGGCTGATCGACATCACCGTCAACGAACTCCGCCGACTGTTCCACGCCCTGATCCTCGACCCCGCACGACGCAACACCGACGTCATCGCTTGGTCCATCTTCAGACGCCGCCACCAGGACTCAGCCAAAATCAGCCACTACGCCAGACAAGCACTCACAGAACCGTAAAACGGATCTCCTGCTGGAGTACTAACCACGCCCGTTCCGTGCGGGCTGGAGGTCGGCGAGTCGCAGACCTGGTGGACGGATGTATCGACCGCTCAAGGCTTGAAGGCTGCGGCGAATCCCGCGGGTGACTCTGGTACGTCCTTGTGGAGTCGGCTCTCGGCCAGCAGGAAGCGGCGAGTGTGGGCAACGGTCGAACTAGGGGACGGTCGAGTGCGCCGGTCGCGGAACTCAATCAAGTAGACCGATGCGCCGCTCGTCCGCCCGCACTGCGATTGCACGTCGCGCGCTCCGGCCCGGTCCAGCCGCGCCGGTCACCAAGTCCCAGGCCTGCCCTCGCTGGATACGGCGCATGGGCATCCGGCACTCCGCGGCGTGGGATCACTGACCATCTCGGCGGCCATCCGGGGAGTGCGCCGCTGGGTCTGGCGGCGAGGTCGGCGGGCCGCGCGACCGGTACGTAACACAGTGGTCAGCTCGCGGCGTCGCGCGCCGCGGCCTTGCACGTAGAGCGCTGCCGGCCACCGCTGCCGTGACCGCCGACCTCGCCGCCGTCAGACGCGAGCTCGACGCGGCCCGGCCCGAGCCGCCGCAGGAACGGCCGCCGCAGCGGCAGTACCCCGAACTTTCCCACCTTTTGCCGGCTGGGCAGGTGCTGCACTACCGCGCCGACGTCTACCGCCAGCACTTCGGAGAGATCTTCGACCGCGTTGACGACCTCTACGCCCGGGGCCTGGACGCCGCCTGCAACTGGCAGCGCAGCCGGCCCGGGCCACCCGCCCGGGAGGGGGCCACGGTCAACGCCGCGCTGCAGCGGCTGCTCACCGCGCTGGTCCACGACAGCCCGACCCGCCAGCACACCCTGGCGGTCCTGCGCGACGTCACGGTAGACCGTAACAGTCACCGCTGGTGGATGGCGCGGCCCGGCCAGCCCATTCGCTCATCCGGCAGCAACTCCACCCGGTGGGACAGCCGAGTGGGCGAGACTATTCGCTCTTCGCGACCGAAGCAGGCACTCCCTCGTCTCGTCCGGTGCTGATATGACCTCTGCCAGCCGGCGCCTGATCAGATCCTGGGGCAGGCGGCTGGTCGGGGATGGTGAAGTGGAAGCGGCTGCCGCCGCCGTCGTTGTCGGTGACGGCGATGGTGCCGCCGTGGCGGGTGACGATGCGGTGGCAGATGGCTAGGCCCAGGCCGGTACCGGGATAGCCGTCGCTGCCGGTCGCGCGGGTGAACGCGGCGAACACGCTCTCGTGCTGGCCGGCGGGAATGCCGATGCCGTGGTCGGCGACGTCGATACGCCAGAACCCGTCGTCGAGGCGCCGGGAGCTGATCTCGACCTGGGCGGGGCGCCCGTACCGGGTGTATTTGATGGCGTTGCCGATCAGGTTGTCCAGCAGCTGGCGTAACATGCCGGGGTCACCGGGCACGGTCGGCAGCGGCCCGGCTTCGATGTATGGCCGGTCGGTGGTCAGGGGCGCGAGGCGCTCGGTGATGATGTCGTCGACGAGCGCGCCGAGGTCGACAGGGCTGCGATGGATGGCGCTGTTGTCGGCGGTGGCGTAGGCGAGCAGGTCGTCGATGAGGGTGCGCATGCGGTCGGCACCGGCGCGGATGCGGCCGAGCAGACTCTGCTGGGCCGGGTCGAGGACATCGGTCGTTTCGTCGGCGAGGAGGTCGGCGTAGGCGGTGATCGTCGACAGCGGGCTGCGCAGGTCGTGGGCGACCACACCGGTGAATCCGACCAGTTCGGTCTCCCGCTGCCGTAGCTCGGCCTCCACCTTCTCGCGGCGGGCGATGTCCTCGTGCAGGGCGGCGGTCGCCTCGTCGACCCGGCGCAGGATCCGCGCCCGGGAGAGCAGTACCAGCCCAACCAGGGCGGTGAGCAGGACCGTGACCACGGACCCGGCCCCGACGGCCGCGTCATCGAGACGGGTCTGGGTGGCGTCGAGCAGCCGGTCGGTGGCCGTGACCGTCAGCTGCCAGGTTCGTGGCGGGATGTCGATGTCCGCGGTGCGGGCGTGCGGCTGGTGCCGGCGGCCGGTATCCCAGGAGGCGACCGGCGCCGGAGGGCTGGTGGCGGTGTCGGTGAGCGTGACGGCGGTGGCCGGCCCGGCGACCTCACCGATGGT
This genomic interval carries:
- a CDS encoding IS701 family transposase, producing MDTIETRFVRPEPRRRVRDFVAGLLAPLPVKNCWTIAEHAGDAGPGGMQDLIGRASWDDALVRADVRDFVAARLGHPDGILVIDETGDLKKGTHTVGVQRQYSGTAGKIENCQLAVHLSYASPFGHTLVDVALYLPRSWTEDPARRLEAGVPDTVGFATKPQLARRLVASAVAGGLPCRWVAGDEAYGSDPNLATALRGLRIGYVLAVACSHRVPTGLGTYRTDQIATGLPRHAWQRISGGSGAKGQRYYDWAFITLPLAADQHAGHHWLLIRRNRTTGELAFYRCWSPERVALRQLVTVAGRRWSIEESFQATKTGLGLDQHQHRRWKAWHRWTTLVIAAHAFLAAAAAVSTASPDGLIDITVNELRRLFHALILDPARRNTDVIAWSIFRRRHQDSAKISHYARQALTEP
- a CDS encoding sensor histidine kinase, which codes for MRNIEAASPVDGRRRSLLDRRAVALLAVVVLLGGTGTVLTVWALRSVEHDRAVQALEERTRGVSGAVEGYLRQYTLALEDLAAGVAAQQDLRGDDFAAITAPLNSARLPGASGVAFVVPAATAQVSQVERQWRARASTGLTLQPAAGQTEHLFVVLSRTFDGTRPRLGRDLSASAPAAEAIALARRTGEVTVSSSYVLLKDRELPVRLRQQAFVFAAGVWAPPGAPDAGRLRGVLILGLRAGDFLADTIGEVAGPATAVTLTDTATSPPAPVASWDTGRRHQPHARTADIDIPPRTWQLTVTATDRLLDATQTRLDDAAVGAGSVVTVLLTALVGLVLLSRARILRRVDEATAALHEDIARREKVEAELRQRETELVGFTGVVAHDLRSPLSTITAYADLLADETTDVLDPAQQSLLGRIRAGADRMRTLIDDLLAYATADNSAIHRSPVDLGALVDDIITERLAPLTTDRPYIEAGPLPTVPGDPGMLRQLLDNLIGNAIKYTRYGRPAQVEISSRRLDDGFWRIDVADHGIGIPAGQHESVFAAFTRATGSDGYPGTGLGLAICHRIVTRHGGTIAVTDNDGGGSRFHFTIPDQPPAPGSDQAPAGRGHISTGRDEGVPASVAKSE